In Fusarium falciforme chromosome 10, complete sequence, a single genomic region encodes these proteins:
- a CDS encoding RanBD1 domain-containing protein, translated as MADDAPDASPKNEPLNIETKEDAETRAARRELKQSSISDTTPSAAAEGSDTANASDAPDSDLKDQVASPKKKRAHDQLEGGKEAEDNDANSVASTDSAKDRASRLEPEKKRPRDEDSNDAEPTSTAASSQEATKENEAGKSPAKNAQPQTSASAFAASGFGKLSSGSSPFASLGGSQGGSVFGSAAAGKPSLSSFASPAPSTDAQPPAAPKLTFGSTSGASPFAGLSSGTNGFGSAFGSSAFGSALGGAKPLSSFAAPGKEPLKSEKPAKPFGAPDSSDDEEEDGDEDGDENEPQEVERALSPEKDSDEKRKLKLQKVEVNDGEDGEATIISVRAKMFYHDKEAGWKERGAGMLKINVPQACVEYDDNGAVVPGSFDASALEVDDPESASTHGHKVARLIMRQDQTHRVILNTALVAAMKFQEKASLKSVGILFTAFEGEQAKPVSITMRMTAANAKGFMNEIGVIQRELRSS; from the exons ACACCGTCGGCCGCTGCAGAGGGCTCCGACACGGCCAATGCCTCTGATGCGCCAGACAGCGACCTGAAGGATCAGGTTGCGtcgcccaagaagaagcgcgcGCACGACCAGCTCGAGGGCggcaaggaggccgaggacaaTGATGCGAACAGCGTTGCATCGACCGATTCTGCCAAGGACAGGGCCTCGCGACTAGAGCCCGAGAAGAAGCGTCCTCGCGATGAGGACTCCAACGACGCAGAGCCG ACCTCAACAGCTGCCTCGAGCCAAGAAGCGACCAAGGAGAACGAGGCCGGCAAGTCGCCAGCCAAGAATGCTCAACCACAAACCTCTGCCAGCGCCTTTGCCGCCTCCGGCTTTGGCAAGCTGTCCTCTGGATCATCGCCGTTCgccagcctcggcggctCTCAGGGCGGCAGCGTATTtggctctgctgctgctggcaagCCCTCGCTTAGCTCATTTGCGTCCCCGGCTCCGTCCACGGATGCGCAGCCCCCCGCCGCACCGAAGTTGACCTTTGGCAGCACCAGCGGCGCATCGCCCTTTGCCGGTCTCTCTTCTGGTACTAATGGTTTTGGAAGCGCATTCGGCTCGAGCGCCTTTGGATCTGCCCTGGGAGGTGCCAAACCCCTCTCGAGTTTCGCAGCCCCTGGAAAGGAACCTCTTAAGAGCGAGAAGCCTGCCAAGCCGTTTGGTGCTCCCGacagcagcgacgacgaagaagaggacggtgatgaggatggcgatgagaatGAGCCCCAAGAGGTTGAGCGCGCCCTGTCCCCAGAGAAGGATTccgacgagaagaggaagctcaAGCTTCAGAAGG TCGAGGTGAACGATggcgaggacggcgaggCTACGATCATATCTGTGAGAGCCAAGATGTTCTATCACGACAAGGAAGCAGGCTGGAAGGAGCGTGGAGCAGGCATGTTGAAGATCAACGTACCCCAAGCCTGTGTCGAGTATGATGACAACGGTGCCGTCGTCCCGGGATCATTTGATGCTTCTGCGCTAGAAGTCGATGACCCAGAAAGCGCAAGCACCCACGGGCACAAGGTTGCTCGTCTTATTATGAGGCAGGATCAGACTCACCGAGTCATTCTCAACACGGCGCTTGTTGCAGCCATGAAGTTCCAAGAGAAGGCTTCGCTGAAGTCAGTTGGAATTCTCTTTACTGCCTTTGAAGGTGAGCAGGCAAAGCCTGTGAGCATTACCATGCGG ATGACTGCTGCCAATGCTAAGGGCTTTATGAATGAGATCGGCGTCATCCAAAGGGAACTCCGGAGCAGCTAG